In a single window of the Candidatus Celerinatantimonas neptuna genome:
- a CDS encoding IS3 family transposase ISIlo12 → MTQEGKFYLSVVLDLYSKLVIGWSMHHRQDRYMVMRAVEMAVWQRQEKHKVILHSDLGTQFTSGDHQRLLKHNQLVSSMSAVGHCGDNAACEGFFGVLKRERVNYRHYRTRDEARADIFDDIERFHNPRMRRRLANEGRQFTFLQNRPWKRGRIPDEA, encoded by the coding sequence GTGACCCAAGAAGGGAAGTTTTACCTGAGTGTTGTTCTGGACCTGTATAGTAAGCTTGTGATTGGCTGGTCGATGCATCATCGCCAAGACCGTTATATGGTGATGCGAGCAGTAGAAATGGCCGTTTGGCAACGACAAGAAAAGCATAAGGTGATCCTGCACTCTGATCTCGGTACACAATTTACCAGTGGAGATCACCAGCGCCTGCTGAAACATAATCAACTGGTCAGTAGTATGAGTGCCGTAGGTCATTGTGGAGACAATGCAGCCTGTGAAGGATTTTTCGGTGTACTCAAACGTGAACGGGTCAATTATCGCCACTACCGGACACGAGATGAAGCAAGAGCCGATATTTTTGATGATATTGAACGATTCCACAATCCGAGAATGCGACGTAGACTAGCAAATGAAGGCCGTCAGTTTACATTTTTACAAAACCGTCCATGGAAACGGGGGAGAATCCCAGATGAGGCTTAA
- the rplX gene encoding 50S ribosomal protein L24, with protein sequence MANKIRHDDEIIVLAGKDKGKRGKVTKVLNSAGKVFVEGVNLVKKHQKPNPQLSVAGGIVEQEAAIDVSNVAIYNAATGKADRVGFRFEDGKKVRFFKSSGELVK encoded by the coding sequence ATGGCAAATAAAATTCGTCATGATGATGAAATAATTGTATTAGCTGGTAAAGATAAAGGTAAGCGTGGCAAAGTCACTAAAGTCCTGAATTCTGCTGGCAAAGTTTTTGTCGAAGGTGTCAATCTGGTCAAGAAACATCAGAAGCCAAACCCTCAGTTGAGTGTGGCGGGCGGTATTGTTGAGCAGGAAGCAGCTATCGATGTATCAAATGTTGCGATCTATAACGCTGCCACTGGCAAAGCAGATCGCGTTGGTTTCCGATTTGAAGACGGGAAAAAAGTCCGTTTCTTCAAATCTTCTGGTGAACTAGTTAAGTAA
- the rplF gene encoding 50S ribosomal protein L6 gives MSRVAKAPVAIPAGVEVAVNGQELTIKGVKGSVSRTLNNAVVIAQEDNALKFSVVEGASTAQAGTARALANNMVIGVTEGFEKRLQLIGVGYRAQVQGSKINLTLGFSHPVVYELPEGIIAEAPSQTDLVIKGVDKQVVGQVAADIREYRRPEPYKGKGVRYADEQVRRKEAKKK, from the coding sequence ATGTCTCGTGTCGCTAAAGCTCCTGTAGCCATCCCTGCTGGTGTAGAAGTAGCTGTTAATGGCCAGGAACTGACAATCAAGGGTGTAAAGGGTTCAGTCTCTCGCACTTTGAACAACGCTGTTGTAATTGCGCAAGAAGATAATGCGCTAAAATTTTCTGTTGTTGAAGGTGCTTCGACTGCCCAAGCCGGTACTGCTCGTGCATTAGCTAACAACATGGTTATCGGTGTTACCGAAGGCTTTGAAAAACGTTTGCAACTGATCGGTGTTGGTTATCGTGCCCAGGTTCAGGGCAGTAAAATTAACCTGACACTGGGTTTTTCACACCCAGTTGTCTATGAGCTGCCTGAAGGCATTATTGCAGAAGCTCCATCACAGACTGATTTGGTTATCAAAGGTGTTGATAAGCAGGTTGTAGGTCAGGTTGCTGCGGATATTCGTGAGTACCGTCGTCCTGAACCTTACAAAGGTAAAGGTGTTCGTTATGCTGACGAACAGGTACGCCGCAAAGAGGCTAAGAAGAAGTAA
- the rplO gene encoding 50S ribosomal protein L15 yields MRLNTLSPAAGSKPSAKRVGRGIGSGLGKTGGRGHKGQKSRSGGSVRAGFEGGQMPLKQRLPKFGFTSRKSLTSAEVRTSELAKVAEGVVNLETLKQAGVIARTAKTAKVVLSGDVTKAVTVQGVGVTKGARAAIEAAGGKIEE; encoded by the coding sequence ATGCGTTTAAATACTCTTTCACCAGCAGCTGGTTCTAAACCATCTGCCAAACGTGTAGGTCGTGGTATTGGCTCAGGGCTGGGTAAAACCGGTGGTCGAGGCCATAAAGGACAAAAATCGCGTTCGGGCGGCAGTGTTCGTGCTGGGTTTGAAGGCGGTCAGATGCCACTTAAGCAGCGTTTGCCAAAATTCGGTTTTACTTCACGTAAATCATTGACTTCTGCTGAAGTTCGTACATCAGAGCTGGCAAAAGTTGCCGAAGGCGTGGTAAATTTGGAAACCCTGAAACAAGCTGGTGTTATTGCTCGCACTGCAAAAACGGCTAAAGTCGTTCTTTCTGGTGATGTAACAAAAGCAGTAACAGTCCAGGGTGTAGGTGTAACCAAAGGCGCTCGTGCTGCGATTGAAGCAGCTGGCGGTAAAATCGAGGAATAG
- the rplN gene encoding 50S ribosomal protein L14, whose product MIQMQSMLDVADNSGARSVQCIKVLGGSHRRYANVGDIIKVAVKEAIPRGKVKKGDVLKAVVVRTRKGVRRQDGSLIRFDRNAAVVLNNNNQPIGTRIFGPVTRELRTEQFMKIVSLAPEVL is encoded by the coding sequence ATGATCCAAATGCAATCTATGCTCGACGTGGCCGATAACTCCGGCGCACGTAGCGTACAGTGTATTAAGGTCCTGGGTGGTTCGCACCGACGTTATGCTAATGTTGGCGACATCATTAAAGTTGCTGTAAAGGAAGCAATTCCTCGCGGTAAAGTTAAAAAAGGTGACGTTCTTAAGGCAGTGGTCGTGCGGACTCGTAAAGGCGTTCGTCGTCAAGACGGTTCATTGATTCGGTTTGATCGTAATGCTGCGGTTGTACTGAACAATAACAACCAGCCTATTGGTACTCGTATCTTTGGCCCTGTGACACGTGAACTGCGTACAGAACAGTTTATGAAAATCGTGTCTCTGGCGCCTGAAGTATTGTAA
- the rpsH gene encoding 30S ribosomal protein S8, whose translation MSMQDPIADMLTRIRNGQAANKVSVKMPSSKLKVAIAKVLKDEGYITDYAVSGDVKTELEVTLKYFEGKKVIETIQRVSRPGLRIYKGAGDLPKVLGGLGIAVVSTSKGVMTDRAARRAGMGGEIVCYVA comes from the coding sequence ATGAGCATGCAAGATCCTATTGCGGATATGCTAACCCGCATCCGCAACGGTCAAGCGGCCAATAAAGTATCTGTCAAGATGCCTTCTTCTAAACTGAAAGTGGCTATTGCCAAGGTTTTAAAAGATGAAGGTTATATCACTGACTATGCTGTTTCTGGTGACGTGAAAACGGAACTAGAAGTCACCCTCAAATATTTTGAGGGCAAAAAAGTTATTGAAACCATTCAGCGTGTAAGTCGCCCAGGTCTTCGCATTTATAAAGGTGCAGGTGATCTGCCTAAAGTATTAGGTGGTTTGGGTATTGCAGTTGTTTCTACATCAAAAGGCGTCATGACTGACCGTGCAGCTCGTAGAGCGGGCATGGGCGGTGAAATCGTCTGCTACGTAGCTTAA
- the rpmD gene encoding 50S ribosomal protein L30 — translation MAKIKVIQTKSSIGRLPKHKATLTGLGLRRIGHTVELEDTPSIRGMINKVYYMVKVEGE, via the coding sequence ATGGCGAAAATTAAAGTTATACAAACTAAGAGCTCAATCGGTCGTTTGCCTAAACACAAGGCAACTTTGACAGGTTTAGGTCTGCGTCGCATTGGTCATACTGTCGAATTGGAAGATACTCCATCGATTCGTGGAATGATCAATAAAGTTTACTACATGGTTAAGGTAGAAGGTGAATAA
- the rpsD gene encoding 30S ribosomal protein S4, with protein MARYLGPKLKLSRREGTDLFLKSGVRAVDTKCKLDSAPGQHGARKPRLSDYGLQLREKQKVRRIYGVLEKQFRNYYKEAARIKGNTGENLLVLLESRLDNVVYRMGFGATRAEARQLVSHKAIMVNGKVVNIPSFKVSPDDVISVREKAKKQARIVAALEVAEQREKPSWVETDAKKMESVFKRIPERSDLSADINEQLIVELYSK; from the coding sequence ATGGCAAGATATTTGGGGCCTAAGCTCAAACTTAGCCGTCGTGAAGGTACTGATCTGTTTCTTAAGAGCGGTGTCCGTGCGGTAGATACTAAGTGTAAGCTTGATTCAGCACCAGGCCAACATGGTGCCCGTAAGCCACGTCTTTCTGACTATGGTTTACAGCTTCGTGAGAAGCAAAAAGTTCGTCGTATTTATGGTGTACTGGAAAAACAGTTCCGGAACTACTATAAAGAAGCGGCGCGTATTAAAGGTAATACTGGTGAAAACTTGCTGGTTTTGCTTGAAAGTCGTTTAGATAACGTGGTTTATCGTATGGGTTTTGGCGCAACTCGAGCAGAAGCTCGTCAGTTAGTTAGCCATAAAGCGATTATGGTTAACGGTAAAGTTGTCAACATTCCTTCTTTCAAGGTTTCACCGGATGATGTTATCAGCGTTCGAGAGAAGGCTAAAAAACAAGCTCGTATTGTTGCTGCTTTAGAAGTTGCTGAGCAGCGTGAAAAACCGAGCTGGGTAGAAACAGATGCGAAGAAAATGGAAAGCGTTTTCAAACGAATTCCAGAACGTTCAGATCTGTCTGCAGATATTAATGAACAGCTGATCGTCGAGCTTTACTCTAAGTAA
- the rpsK gene encoding 30S ribosomal protein S11 has translation MAKTPTRARKRVKKQVADGMAHIHASFNNTIITITDRQGNALSWATAGGSGFRGSRKSTPFAAQVAAERAAEAAKDYGLKNVEVFVNGPGPGRESSIRALNAAGFRVTNITDVTPIPHNGCRPPKKRRV, from the coding sequence ATGGCTAAAACTCCGACTCGCGCTCGTAAACGCGTTAAAAAACAAGTTGCTGATGGTATGGCTCATATTCACGCCTCTTTCAACAACACTATTATTACTATTACTGACCGCCAAGGTAATGCTCTGTCTTGGGCTACTGCCGGTGGGTCTGGTTTCCGTGGTTCACGTAAGTCTACTCCGTTTGCAGCTCAGGTTGCAGCAGAACGAGCAGCTGAAGCTGCAAAAGACTATGGTCTCAAAAACGTTGAAGTTTTTGTGAATGGCCCGGGTCCAGGTCGCGAGTCATCAATTCGTGCGTTAAACGCGGCAGGTTTCCGCGTAACTAACATTACTGATGTGACTCCGATTCCACATAACGGTTGTCGTCCGCCTAAGAAACGTCGTGTGTAA
- the rplR gene encoding 50S ribosomal protein L18 has product MDKKSARLRRAKRARKAMQELGATRLVIHRTPRHIYAQVIAPNANVIAAASTVDKAVREHVKNTGNVDAAKVVGKAIAERAAEKGITNVSFDRSGFQYHGRVAALADAAREAGLQF; this is encoded by the coding sequence ATGGATAAGAAAAGTGCTCGTCTGCGTCGTGCTAAACGCGCACGCAAAGCTATGCAAGAGTTGGGTGCAACTCGCCTGGTGATTCACCGTACTCCGCGCCATATTTATGCGCAGGTAATTGCACCGAACGCTAACGTCATTGCAGCAGCCTCAACTGTTGATAAAGCTGTTCGTGAACATGTAAAAAACACAGGTAATGTTGATGCAGCTAAAGTTGTCGGTAAAGCGATTGCTGAACGAGCTGCTGAAAAAGGCATTACTAACGTTTCTTTTGATCGCTCTGGTTTCCAGTATCATGGTCGTGTCGCTGCTTTAGCAGATGCTGCGCGTGAAGCTGGCCTTCAGTTCTAA
- the rpmJ gene encoding 50S ribosomal protein L36: MKVRASVKKICRNCKIIKRNGVIRVICSEPKHKQRQG, from the coding sequence ATGAAAGTTCGTGCTTCCGTTAAGAAAATCTGTCGTAACTGCAAAATTATCAAACGCAACGGCGTTATTCGGGTAATTTGCAGCGAGCCTAAGCATAAACAGCGTCAAGGCTAA
- the rpsN gene encoding 30S ribosomal protein S14 produces the protein MAKQSMKAREVKRAKLAARYVEKRAALKKVISSVHSSDEERWDAVLKLQALPRDSSRSRQRNRCNITGRPHGYLRKFGLSRIKLREAAMRGEVPGLRKASW, from the coding sequence ATGGCAAAACAATCAATGAAAGCACGTGAAGTAAAGCGTGCCAAGCTGGCCGCAAGATATGTTGAAAAACGTGCGGCGCTTAAAAAAGTGATTTCTAGCGTTCATTCTTCAGATGAAGAACGTTGGGATGCAGTATTGAAACTTCAGGCACTACCACGTGACTCATCCCGTAGTCGTCAGCGTAACCGCTGTAATATTACAGGTCGTCCACATGGTTATCTGCGCAAATTCGGTTTAAGCCGGATCAAGCTGCGTGAAGCAGCAATGCGTGGTGAAGTACCTGGTCTTAGAAAAGCCAGCTGGTAA
- the rpsM gene encoding 30S ribosomal protein S13, with amino-acid sequence MARIAGINIPDQKHAVIALTAIYGIGKTRAQQICAAAGIAEDVKIRELDESEIEKLREQVSHFTVEGDLRREVSMNIKRLMDLGCNRGLRHRRSLPVRGQRTKTNARTRKGPRKPIKK; translated from the coding sequence ATGGCCCGTATAGCCGGCATTAACATTCCTGATCAGAAACATGCAGTTATTGCTTTGACTGCTATTTACGGTATTGGTAAGACTCGTGCACAGCAGATTTGTGCCGCTGCCGGTATCGCTGAAGACGTGAAGATCAGAGAATTAGATGAATCTGAAATTGAGAAGCTGCGTGAGCAAGTTAGTCATTTCACTGTAGAAGGTGACTTGCGCCGCGAAGTTTCTATGAATATCAAGCGCTTGATGGATCTTGGTTGTAACCGTGGTCTTCGTCATCGTCGTAGTTTGCCCGTTCGTGGTCAGCGCACTAAAACTAATGCGCGTACCCGTAAAGGGCCTCGTAAACCTATTAAGAAATAA
- the secY gene encoding Protein translocase subunit SecY, producing the protein MAKKPGLPSPGGQGGLSELKKRLLFVLGAMIVFRAGSFIPIPGINANVLAELFQQQKGTIIEMFNMFSGGALARASIFALGIMPYISASIIVQLLTVVHPPLAELKKEGEAGRRKITQYTRYGTLVLGLFQSVGIATGLPRMVPGLVADPSIAFYATAVISLVTGTMFLMWLGEQITERGIGNGISILIFAGIVAGLPPAIGRTIEQARQGEINVLLLLLIVVIVFAVTFFVVFMERGQRRIVVNYAKRQQGRRVYAAQSSHLPLKVNMSGVIPAIFASSVILFPGTLAQWFGQHKGLGFLSDISLTLQPGQPLYVILYAAAIIFFSFFYTALVFNPRETADNLKKSGAFIPGIRPGEQTSRYIDKVMTRLTLAGALYITFICLIPQFMMQTLNVQFYFGGTSLLIIVVVIMDFMAQVQTHLMSHQYDSVLKKANLKNYGR; encoded by the coding sequence ATGGCTAAGAAACCAGGATTACCATCACCCGGTGGACAAGGTGGGTTAAGTGAGCTGAAAAAGCGTTTGTTATTTGTACTGGGCGCAATGATTGTGTTCAGAGCTGGCTCATTTATTCCGATTCCTGGGATCAATGCCAATGTATTAGCTGAGTTATTCCAACAGCAAAAAGGGACCATCATTGAAATGTTTAACATGTTCTCTGGTGGTGCTCTTGCACGGGCTTCAATTTTTGCATTAGGGATTATGCCGTATATCTCGGCATCAATTATTGTGCAATTATTGACTGTGGTCCATCCGCCTCTGGCTGAACTGAAAAAAGAAGGTGAAGCCGGGCGACGGAAAATCACTCAATATACTCGCTATGGTACTTTAGTTCTCGGACTTTTCCAGTCTGTTGGTATTGCTACTGGCTTGCCTCGAATGGTTCCAGGACTTGTTGCTGATCCGAGTATTGCCTTTTACGCTACGGCGGTTATTAGCCTTGTCACAGGAACGATGTTCTTAATGTGGTTAGGTGAACAAATTACTGAACGTGGTATAGGTAATGGGATTTCGATACTGATCTTTGCCGGTATTGTTGCAGGCTTACCGCCAGCAATAGGACGGACGATTGAGCAGGCTCGACAGGGTGAAATAAATGTTTTGCTGTTGTTGCTTATTGTTGTAATTGTATTTGCGGTTACTTTCTTTGTCGTATTTATGGAACGTGGTCAACGGCGTATAGTTGTTAACTATGCCAAACGACAGCAAGGTAGGCGTGTATATGCCGCTCAAAGTAGTCATCTGCCATTGAAAGTTAATATGTCAGGGGTGATTCCTGCGATCTTTGCATCAAGTGTTATTTTATTTCCGGGAACTTTAGCGCAATGGTTCGGTCAACATAAAGGCCTTGGCTTTTTGTCCGATATTTCTTTAACATTGCAACCCGGTCAGCCACTTTATGTGATATTATACGCGGCTGCGATTATCTTTTTCAGTTTCTTCTATACCGCGTTGGTGTTTAATCCGCGTGAAACGGCTGACAATCTGAAAAAGAGTGGTGCGTTTATTCCTGGTATTAGGCCCGGTGAACAGACCTCGCGTTACATTGATAAAGTGATGACTCGATTGACATTGGCTGGTGCCTTGTACATCACGTTTATTTGTTTAATTCCACAATTCATGATGCAAACTCTGAATGTGCAGTTCTATTTCGGTGGTACTTCATTACTCATTATTGTTGTTGTAATCATGGATTTTATGGCTCAGGTACAGACTCATTTGATGAGTCATCAATATGATTCTGTTCTGAAAAAAGCTAATTTGAAAAATTATGGGCGTTAG
- the rpsE gene encoding 30S ribosomal protein S5 produces MAKFETQTGDLNEKLIAVNRVSKVVKGGRIFSFTALTVVGDGNGRVGFGYGKAKEVPAAIQKAMEKARRNLRTIKLNGTTLQHPIKGRHSGSRVYMQPASDGTGIIAGGAMRAVLEVAGVQNVLSKAYGSTNPINIVRATIDALEHMHAPEDVAAKRGLRVEEILG; encoded by the coding sequence ATGGCTAAATTTGAAACACAAACCGGTGATCTGAATGAAAAGCTTATTGCAGTTAACCGCGTTTCTAAGGTAGTTAAAGGTGGTCGTATCTTCAGCTTTACTGCATTGACTGTAGTAGGTGATGGTAATGGCCGTGTCGGGTTTGGTTACGGTAAAGCAAAAGAAGTTCCAGCTGCTATTCAAAAAGCAATGGAAAAAGCTCGCCGCAACTTACGTACTATTAAATTGAATGGTACTACGCTGCAGCACCCAATTAAAGGGCGTCACTCTGGTTCTCGGGTATATATGCAGCCTGCATCAGACGGTACTGGTATTATTGCCGGTGGTGCTATGCGTGCTGTTCTGGAGGTTGCCGGTGTACAGAACGTTCTGTCTAAAGCATACGGTTCAACCAACCCGATTAATATCGTCCGCGCAACAATTGACGCTTTAGAGCATATGCATGCTCCTGAAGATGTCGCTGCGAAACGTGGCCTGAGAGTAGAAGAAATTCTGGGGTAA
- the rplE gene encoding 50S ribosomal protein L5 — protein sequence MAKLHDLYKESVVPELREEYGYKSIMQVPRIEKITLNMGVGEALNDKKLLENAVADLAAISGQKPLVTKARKSVAGFKIREGYPIGCKVTLRGERMWEFLERLISIAMPRIRDFRGVSAKSFDGRGNYSMGVREQIIFPEIDYDKVDKIRGLDVTITTSANTDEEGRALLAAFNFPFRK from the coding sequence ATGGCGAAACTGCATGATTTGTATAAGGAGTCTGTAGTGCCTGAACTTCGTGAGGAGTACGGCTACAAATCCATCATGCAAGTCCCTCGGATCGAGAAAATCACCCTGAATATGGGTGTAGGTGAAGCGTTAAATGATAAGAAGTTGCTTGAGAATGCTGTTGCAGATCTCGCTGCGATTTCTGGTCAAAAACCGCTTGTCACCAAGGCTCGTAAATCCGTTGCGGGCTTTAAAATCCGTGAAGGCTACCCGATTGGTTGTAAAGTAACCCTCCGTGGTGAGCGGATGTGGGAGTTCCTTGAGCGCTTGATTTCGATCGCAATGCCTCGTATTCGTGACTTCCGTGGCGTCAGTGCAAAATCATTTGATGGCCGTGGTAACTACAGTATGGGTGTGCGTGAGCAAATCATCTTCCCGGAAATCGATTATGATAAAGTCGACAAAATTCGTGGTTTGGATGTAACTATCACAACCAGTGCGAATACCGATGAAGAAGGCCGTGCTCTGCTGGCTGCCTTTAACTTCCCATTCCGTAAATAA